In Bacillus thuringiensis, the DNA window TAAAAGCTAAATAACAATAATATAATCTTTTTTCTAGATATGCCTTTATCAAGAATCAAAGAACTTAATACCACTTAGTACAAAAGCATCAGAACTTGGGCTATAACCAACTAACTTTCTTGTTCCTTCAATATCAATTCGTTTAAACCTGTTGTTAGATACACCATGTAAAATTGAAAATGGAGGTAAGTTCTTTGCCGTCATCGACTTTAAGAGAAGGTCCATAAAATCTTCTGGGCTTAAGTATGCACTCATATCTCTAGCTGTTAGTGGTTTACCATATGGATTATAATCATCATATGCACCTATACGAATAGCAAGAATTTGTAACCCTTCTTCATAAGCAAAATAAGAAGCAACAGCCTCTGCAAAACATTTACTTACCCCGTACATATTTTTGGGTCTCGTGGGTGAATAAACATGTGGTTGATAATCCAAAGGATAGCCTTCAATTGTTTGAGCACTGGAAGCAACTATCACTTTGGATACATTATTATCACTAGCAGCTCTAAAAATATTATAGGTTCCCTTTATATGATTTTCTAATAAGGAGCCATAAAAATCAGCATTTGGTGAAGGATTACCTGCCAAGTGTATAACTATATCTATACCTTTCGTAAATTCTTGACAAGCAGCTAAATCAGAAACATCTAAATATATAATTTCGTGATTTGTATCTTTAAAAGTTTCTAAAGCAGATAAGTTAATATCTGCTAGCCGTAACTGGTAATTCCCTTGCTTATCTAGGAACCTTGTAACATCCTGGCCAATCTTACCTGCAGCACCTGTAACTAAAATTTTTTGCATTTCACTTCATCCTTCCATGAAAAATACATCCCTTGTCAAGGGTCATATAATAGAGCATGCACTTATTATATTTTGGTAATGGTATTAAATAAAACGAAGAAATATAATGGAAACATGAATAAAATTCATGAGGAGGACCATAGTGACTTTAACAAAATATGAAATATTTAACAAAGTGGTAGAACTCAATAGTTTTACAAAAGCTGCAGAAGTGTTAGGTTTCACCCAATCTGCTGTAAGTCATGCAATTAGCAGTTTGGAAAAAGAGTTTTCCTTTCCTTTATTTATTCGTAATCACTCTACTTTAACATTGACCAAAAATGCAGAGGAGCTTTTAATTACCGTTCGGAAAATTTTATACTATAACAACATGCTGAAGCAGGAAGTAGCCGCTATCAATGGGTTCCAAAAAGGAACAGTAAGAGTGGGGGTTTTTTCGAGTGTTTCTAAAAACTGGATTCCTGGTATTCTTAAAAAAATGGAGGAAAAGTTTCCAAATATTGAAATCGAATTACTGGAAGGAAACTATGCTGAGGTTGAGAATTGGTTACAAAACGGGAGATTAGATTGTGGATTTATTAATAATGATACTTACTTTGAATCATTTGAAAAATCCTTTGAAATCGTACAATTGAAGAGGGATCGACTTTTATGTGTTGTATCTAACCAATCCCCATTATGTAAGGAAAACCAAGTATCAATGCAACAAATAGAAAATGTACCTTTTATTATGCCAACATATCAGTGTTATGATGATATTCAAAAAATATTTAGGGAGAATAAAGTTAGCCCCAATATTCGATTCGAAAATATGAATGAATACTCAGTGATCTCCATGGTGGAGAATAATCTAGGAATTAGTATATTGCCAGAAATGATTATACCGACATCAAAAATTTCTTTTACAGCCATTCCACTTGAAAGTGATAGCTATCGAACTATTGGATTAGCTATAAGAAAACCAACCGCACTCGCGACTAAGAAATTTTCTGAGATTACTAAAAGGTGGGTATCATTTGAATCAATTTAATTTTGCCAAAATCTGAGTTATTTAAACTGATAGGGTTCTTCTTGAACGGAGCAGATTAGTTCAATAAGCAATGAGAAAAAGTTATATATTATGTGTCGATGTAGTACTATAATATACAAAAATCAGGAGGTAATTATATGGTAATATATACAGATTATACGACAAAACAAAAGCTTGTCATTTGCAGGTTTCACACGCCTGTTTCTTTGTGAAGCCTTGTCAATTGAGTAGCAAATTAGTTTGAAAGAAACACTTGAATTCTACAGGTCGATAAATCAAGAAACTGTATTACTTTGGTTAACCAACATACGTGTTAATTTATAGTATAATGATTGCTTGAAATAATGCGGTGGAAAACAGGGGAAAGAGGGAACCGATGCCTACTATACTAGTTGCTGACGACGATGCGAACATTCGCGAACTCGTCTGTTTATTTCTACGCAACGACGGATTCACAACAGTTGAAGCAGCGGACGGCAAGGAAGCACTGGCCGTCTACATCTCAACGAATGTCGATCTTGTCGTACTTGACATTATGATGCCGATTATGGATGGTTGGACGTTAATCAAGGAGCTCCGAAGAGCCAATCCTGATCTACCTTTACTTATGCTGACTGCGAGAGGAGAAACCTGGGAGAAAGTGAAAGGTTTCGAACTTGGGACGGACGATTATTTAACCAAACCATTCGATCCGTTAGAGTTGACGGTTCGTGTTAGGGCACTACTCAAACGATACAAGATTGGCTCCACGCAGACGATCCATTTCGGAAACGTCATCCTTGATCGACAGACCTATAAGGTGATGAAAGGGACGGAGTCGCTTACATTGCCGCTAAAGGAGTTCGAATTACTGTATAAGCTCGCTGGAACACCCGGACAAGTCTATACGCGCGTGCAGTTGATCGATCAGATTTGGGGTATCGATTACGCCGGAGATGATCGAACGGTTGACGTACATATTAAACGGCTGCGTGAACGGTTCGCGACAACACCCGATTTTCGGATCGAAACGGTGCGCGGGCTTGGGTATCGGCTTGAGGTTTATGAATGATCAGATCGTTATATATACGTGTTGTCCTGACATTTTTAGTCTCCATCATCGGGGGCACGATCATTTCTTTTTTTGTGTCAACTTGGATATTCGAAGATAAATTGAACGAAAATGCTCAAATCAACTTACGTAACTTTGGCCAAGACATCGTCCGGATTTACAAGACCCTTCCGTTACATGAAGCGGACTTGTTCGTAAGTGAAATGAAGCAGCTCGATTCTTATTATATTCGAATTTACGAAGCAACGGGTCAGTTCAAGTCTTACGGTAAACTTCACGGACACAAACCTGCGTCTGTGACGATGGAGCAACTAAAGAAAGTATTAGATGGAGGTGTTGTTCAGGACACTCCTAATGGTATTGCCACGGTCCTCTTAGGGTTGCCGTTGAAAACGGAAATGGGAACGAAAGCGATATTTTTGGAATCGCTCGCCCCTCCTTCAGCCTCTTTTGTCATAAAGTGGGCATTGGTCTTTGCAACATGTTCGTTGATTGCAGGAAGCTTATTGATTCTAGTTGCCTCTGTATTCCTGGTAAGACCGATCAAAAAGCTGACAAAAGCGACCAAGCGGATAGCATCTGGAGATTTCAACGTCAAGTTGAATATTAAGCAAACGAGTGAGCTGGGTACTTTGGCTCGTAGCTTCGAAGAAATGATGCACGATCTGCAGCAACTTGAGCAGATGCGCAGGGAATTCGTAACGAACGTGTCACACGAGGTTCAGTCTCCGCTCACTTCGATATCTGGTTATGCTCTAGTGCTTAAGGAGTCTGAACTTTCAGAATACGAACGAAGCCGTTATCTTGATATTATCATCGCTGAAGCGAAAAGGATGTCCAAAATGAGCGATAGCCTGCTAAAACTGAGTTTGCTTGAATCGCAGTCAAAGCAACTGCGGCTCGTCACGCTCAGCCTCGATGAACAAATCCGACGGATAATCGTGGCAATCCAGCCACAATGGTCTGCTCGCGATATACATTTTGAGCTTGATTTACAGACAGTTAAAGTAACGGCTGATCATGACCTGTTAAATCAGGTATGGACGAATATCCTCAGAAATAGCATCAAATTTTCCGAGGATGCCGGCGTGATTAACGTAAGCATCAAACAAGATATCAAAAACGTGAAAATCCTAATATCCGACACTGGTATTGGTATTCACCTTGACGACCAGAAGCGTATATTCGAGCGTTTTTTTAAGGCCGATCGTTCCCACAGTCGGAAGTATGACGGAAGTGGTATGGGACTCGCTATCGTTAAACAAATCGTGTCGCTTCATCAAGGTGACATCCGAGTGAAAAGTGAACCTGGTCAAGGAACGACCTTCATTGTCACCTTGCCAATCACTACACCAACAGATTAGTTAGATTCATTCTCTATGCTACGACTCATATGCAAGCTTACTTGCATATAGAGCCGTAGCATTTTTTTGACCGTTCATATTCAGTTCATATTGTCGTCATGGGGAGTACATCTTCATTGGTTAAGGTTTCATTACAGGCACATGAAGGAAGGCAAACAAACAGATCAGGACAGGAGAAGATGACAGTGACACAACAAGAGGAAAAGAAAACGCTGAGTGGAATGAAAATAAAGAAAGTGCGAAACATCTTACTTAAAATCATAGGAGCAATCGTTCTAGGCATTGTACTTTTTTTAGGTATTGTTTATATCGTAAATGTGATGAGTAGTCATTCGGAGCAAAAACGAATAGTGCCCTACGGGCAGCACGTATCTGTAGACGGGAAAAACATGAATGTGCTAATTCAAGGCGAGGGCGAGGAAACCATCGTGCTCCTGCCTGGTTATGGAACAGCTACTCCAGGGCTTGATTTTAAGCTTCTTATCGATGAATTATCTCCATTTTACAAAGTTGTTGCGGTAGAGCCTTTCGGTTATGGATTAAGTGATGAAACTGTAAAAGAGCGAACCACGGAGAATATGGTAAGTGAAGTTCATGAAGCTCTACAGCAGCTTAATATTAACAGATACATGCTCATGGGCCACTCCATTACAGGCATTTATGGAATTGATTATGTGAACAAATATCCAAACGAGGTGACTGCATTTGTCGGAATCGATAGCAGTGTTGCAACACAACCGGGTATGGATAGCAATTTCCCATTAAAAACGTTTGCATACCTCAAAAAATCAGGTCTCTTAAGATTGACTATGAAAATCAGTGCTGACCCCTATGCTGGACTGGCATTTGATGAAAAAACCGTAGAGCAAATGAAAATGATTTCGAATAAAAACATGTATAATGACACAACTTTGAATGAGATGGACCATATTTCGTCTAATTTTAAAGGTGCTCAAGGTTTAACCTTCCCTAAATATCTTCCACTTCTTCTCTTTGTACAAGCGAATAATGAAGGTGTAGCAGGATGGATACCTCTGCATGAAGGGCAGATCAAAGACTCGGTACACGGAAAAGTAGTAACCATGGATGGATCACATTATTTACACCATACCAAATTCAAAGAAATCGCTGAAAACGTTAGACTATTTATGAATGAAGTAAAGTAAGTGTTCAGAGAAATGATAGTTAATAAACAGATATTACAATGATAAAATATTTCAAGTGGAAAGTGAGGAATAACAATAGGACTAGGAAATCGTGTTATGGCATTTGAAATGCTTATTAATCTAGCAAATGGAAGTGTATCAAAGAAGGGGAGTGGCGCTTATAAACAAGCGTCCAACTCCTATAAAGGTGTAAAAAGTAAGCAGCGCAATAAAGTTTCATTGTATATACTAAGTGGTGTAGAAGTATAGGTGGATAAAATTCGGTAGTCGAAATTTCTTGCATAAAGCTGTATAATGCTTGTAACGAAAGGGAAATACAGGAAGGGATTTGTAATAAGTTACTATGGATAAAGATAAACAACAATTAAGCGTTGAAGTTGCAAGATTATATTATCAATCAGATTATAGTCAGCAAGAAATTGCTAATAAATTAAATATTTCAAGACCGACGATCTCTAGATTATTAAAATACGCGAAAGAAAAAGGATTTGTTCA includes these proteins:
- a CDS encoding NAD-dependent epimerase/dehydratase family protein, whose product is MQKILVTGAAGKIGQDVTRFLDKQGNYQLRLADINLSALETFKDTNHEIIYLDVSDLAACQEFTKGIDIVIHLAGNPSPNADFYGSLLENHIKGTYNIFRAASDNNVSKVIVASSAQTIEGYPLDYQPHVYSPTRPKNMYGVSKCFAEAVASYFAYEEGLQILAIRIGAYDDYNPYGKPLTARDMSAYLSPEDFMDLLLKSMTAKNLPPFSILHGVSNNRFKRIDIEGTRKLVGYSPSSDAFVLSGIKFFDS
- a CDS encoding LysR family transcriptional regulator, giving the protein MTLTKYEIFNKVVELNSFTKAAEVLGFTQSAVSHAISSLEKEFSFPLFIRNHSTLTLTKNAEELLITVRKILYYNNMLKQEVAAINGFQKGTVRVGVFSSVSKNWIPGILKKMEEKFPNIEIELLEGNYAEVENWLQNGRLDCGFINNDTYFESFEKSFEIVQLKRDRLLCVVSNQSPLCKENQVSMQQIENVPFIMPTYQCYDDIQKIFRENKVSPNIRFENMNEYSVISMVENNLGISILPEMIIPTSKISFTAIPLESDSYRTIGLAIRKPTALATKKFSEITKRWVSFESI
- a CDS encoding response regulator transcription factor → MPTILVADDDANIRELVCLFLRNDGFTTVEAADGKEALAVYISTNVDLVVLDIMMPIMDGWTLIKELRRANPDLPLLMLTARGETWEKVKGFELGTDDYLTKPFDPLELTVRVRALLKRYKIGSTQTIHFGNVILDRQTYKVMKGTESLTLPLKEFELLYKLAGTPGQVYTRVQLIDQIWGIDYAGDDRTVDVHIKRLRERFATTPDFRIETVRGLGYRLEVYE
- a CDS encoding sensor histidine kinase, which produces MIRSLYIRVVLTFLVSIIGGTIISFFVSTWIFEDKLNENAQINLRNFGQDIVRIYKTLPLHEADLFVSEMKQLDSYYIRIYEATGQFKSYGKLHGHKPASVTMEQLKKVLDGGVVQDTPNGIATVLLGLPLKTEMGTKAIFLESLAPPSASFVIKWALVFATCSLIAGSLLILVASVFLVRPIKKLTKATKRIASGDFNVKLNIKQTSELGTLARSFEEMMHDLQQLEQMRREFVTNVSHEVQSPLTSISGYALVLKESELSEYERSRYLDIIIAEAKRMSKMSDSLLKLSLLESQSKQLRLVTLSLDEQIRRIIVAIQPQWSARDIHFELDLQTVKVTADHDLLNQVWTNILRNSIKFSEDAGVINVSIKQDIKNVKILISDTGIGIHLDDQKRIFERFFKADRSHSRKYDGSGMGLAIVKQIVSLHQGDIRVKSEPGQGTTFIVTLPITTPTD
- a CDS encoding alpha/beta hydrolase — translated: MTQQEEKKTLSGMKIKKVRNILLKIIGAIVLGIVLFLGIVYIVNVMSSHSEQKRIVPYGQHVSVDGKNMNVLIQGEGEETIVLLPGYGTATPGLDFKLLIDELSPFYKVVAVEPFGYGLSDETVKERTTENMVSEVHEALQQLNINRYMLMGHSITGIYGIDYVNKYPNEVTAFVGIDSSVATQPGMDSNFPLKTFAYLKKSGLLRLTMKISADPYAGLAFDEKTVEQMKMISNKNMYNDTTLNEMDHISSNFKGAQGLTFPKYLPLLLFVQANNEGVAGWIPLHEGQIKDSVHGKVVTMDGSHYLHHTKFKEIAENVRLFMNEVK